The following nucleotide sequence is from Arvicola amphibius chromosome 1, mArvAmp1.2, whole genome shotgun sequence.
CTCTCCTCATTTCAGGAGTCTTCCGGAGTGCATGCATCTCTTCAAGGCTTACCCAAGAATAACATCTGTAGAACTTTCTACCCAGTGACCTAATGACTACGGCCAAAACTGTCTTGACTTTGTCTATGGACTCTCCCACGCAGCATCTACAAAGGCAGCTGGATGTCAGCAAAGCAAGCTCAGAGGGACTCCTGCTTGAAAGGGGTTTAGATGAAAGGAGTTGGCTCTGGACACTATGAAGGATGATGCCCGTTAATAGTGTGTGTAGCCATAGGAAGCCATCAAGAATGCCTCAGATACAGTTCCAGTTACAGACAGCAAGATGCACAGGTCCTCTGAGTCTTAATGAGCATCTCCACGGTCTGAGAGTACTTGCATTAGGCTAAAAGGCTCTGTGAGGGTCGCAGCTGAGCTTGCAAGTGCACCCTGGGATGATGGCGTGCCCTCTACCAGGACAGAATGGGATCATTAGAACTAGTGGGTTGCCACTCATGCTCGTAAATGGCGGACAGGAATTCTGCAGCAGGCTTTCTCATTATTCAACAAGAAATGTCACTCACTGAAAATTAGTGTAGGAAGAGATGAGAGTAATATGCAAACCAGGTaggtaaatgcatgtgtgtgtgcacatcctcAACAGAGACACCTGGCCCAAACACCAAACTAGCCTCTCTTTTCATGGAACACCACTCTCTAAAAGACACATGGGTCTCTGCTTTCCTTTGGGCCTGAGGGTTAGGAATTGTTTCTTTGCCCATCTCCTCAATCCTTGATGTTTTCTGTGGTTGTTGGATATTCAGGTAGAAATTGCTGACACTCACACGGTACTTCTTCCCTTCCAAAGGTCCATCTGGGGCTGATAGAGAATGGGAAATAGCATTAAGCTTGAAGACATTCACCAACACTAATTACTGAGTGAACAATACAAGCTCAGAGTGGTGGGTGTTGCTGTCCACATTCATTGAGCTAGAAAATAAGAGAATGTGCTCAGGGCTCCCTGAGTCTTTGTAGCTTTCTTCAAATGATAGGACAAGGCCCCGTAATTTAGAGTCAGGCTCTAAACGTGAGTCTCTACAATACATTACTATTCTGATGGATGTCAGCCCCGCAGGAGGCAGAACTGACCTCCCCTAACCCACCTAAGCAAACCCTTTACGGCAACAGCCAGCCTCTTTATGAAGCCAGAGGGAAGCCACTCTGCTCCGAGATGGATGTTTTGTGATCTGGCTCCAGTTATTTTTAAAGAGCCTGTggtaaaattttctaaaaatcaaaGTGATTATTCTATACCATGAGACAGAGCGTCAAGTCGTGCTCACCACAGAGTGCAGTTTCTCTATTTCTGGAATCGTCATCAATAAGGAAGATGAAGTGCCCAGCTTGAGCGGTTGCCTTAAATACTAACGCGGAGTTTATCTCTGTAATGCGGAATGGCTGTTTGCGTCTTCCTGCATGCAATGAGCCTGTTGATTCTGGCATTGCAATCATTCAATCAATTCAAAAGCTATATCGAACTTCCTTTACAGATCTCTCAGCAGCCAATATATCTACCCTTGTTAAAACTAACTGCACCATTTAACATTTCCACACGCATTATAGTTTTAAGTGTTTCACggtcattttttattaattaataaaccCTTAATGGACAAAAATTCATACTATAAAATTATTACGCATATGCTGCGTTTTCAGTTTTGctattatttctttgaaatattttccccAAGTGGAAAGTCTATGACTCATAAAGCAGTCACTCTCACAGAAAGTACAGGACTGGAAATAGAAGTTTACTAAGAGACAGAGAAATCTGTgctgcttccctccctctgaCAGACTCACTTCCTCTCCTGAAAGCCAAGGGGTCTCAGGGAAGCCCACCTGGGAGAGTCTGTCTGGCCCTGAAATggcagaaatagaaacaaatcccagCCAGGATCCTCCAGACACAGCTCAGGACACACGATTCCTTTtgctgctgtttgggaaggaacaGTCCAACTCTCCCATTAGAAAACATGCTGTAATTATTACATatgcgcacacgcgcacacacacaaatgcacacacacaaacacacgtatgCTTCATTTCATTATAGAACCCAGGTGCAGTTTTGAAATGTTGAAGCTAACACATTTATCAATGGCATGATTGAAAAGTGGAAAACCTTAGAATTCTAGACAATCCCTCAACATTCAGGTGTTGGACCcctgaagagttttttttttttttaatctgggtgGGGTGGCATTTTATTTGACTTACCCTGCTCTGTCATGTGACGTGAGCACGTTCTATTCCAGCTGCTATGGGAGCCACTGTTTGCTATGGGGTGCCTGTGGCCTGACACTCTCTTTCTGGGACGGGGAACCTGAGTGAAGGTCTCTCACTATCTCTACGTGTCTCATCTGAGAACAGGTTCCCAATCAGACTTCAGCAGCAGCTCAGGAGTTGTTGATTTGAGGCAGAGACAACCAAATGCTCACTGTGAACACTCTACTGGGATGGgtgaacagaagaaaatcaacagCTCTCTCTTAGCCCAACACTGACATTGGGACCCCTCCAGCAAGGGGACATCTACTCACCTGCCCGGTAACTCCAGCCGGGAATATGGATGAAGAGTCGGTCAGCATGGCTGCTAGTGGTACATGTTGCaagctcctctttctcctttcttactGGGACCTGGTTCCTTCTCACATCTGCAAATTTGACTTTTTCCAGAGGAGGGGAGCTAGTCCGAGGGCATGTACCACTCCCCAAATGTACTGGCACCAATGCTGGACTCTCCTTCCAGTGACCTTCCTGAGGCTGGCCCAATTGTGGACCTAGGAGGTCCTGCTTTCCCTCCAGGAGCGCCTGCGGCAGGGCTCTGCTGATTGGCTCGCCATTAGCTGTGCTGTCTACGCCATCTGCTGTTAACCTGTGGGAACTACAGCGGAGGctgagagacaggacagacctGTGGATTTTGGGGCTAGCAGTCTGAGGTTGCTCAAGGGGGACAGAAAGCGATTTGTCCAAATAGTAAATGGCATTGGGACACTGCTGTGACACCCGGAGGTGGACACATGAACTGAACACCAGTGGTACTTTTCTTGATGGTGAACTGTCTGAAGAAAAACTGTCCTCTTTGTCACCCATGTGGGTGATCCAGTACTCCTGCCTTGCACACAGCCTCGTATGAGCCTGGGGCACCTTCATCCCCTCTACAGAGCCACTGCTGGGGAACTCTGTACAGGTGAAGGATCCGTTGTGCTGACATAGATGGGTACCACTGGCCAGAGCTGGGGGTTCTTGGAGCAAAGCATCCTTGGCCCTGCAATTGGGACATAGTGAGTCCCTAACAGTGTCCCATACCAAGGAGTTGGCCGGAGGGCCCACGCGTCGTGCAGTGATGGTGATAGATGAGAACCCTCTGTGGGGGCCTCTGCCCAGGTTGTCCCCTGTGGACAGTGGTTCTGTCTCTAGTCCTTGCTCATCTGATGGAGTCAGAATTCCCAAACCGTCTGGAGCAAATGACCTGTAGGTGTTCACTCCACTGTGCCTGGCCGAAGCTGGCTTTGGGGGACACAGTTGAGGTTGAGCGATTGCTtgtggcagaggcagcagggctCCGTTTTCCATTGACTTCCTCTCATCAGTCAGGTGGGAAATGATAGGTGAtatcatttttgtgttttgtgatgCCAACATCTCCTAGAAAATAGGtagagaaatttttaattattccaGGAATTCATAGGAATACAGTTAGTAAACTCTCATGGCTCATGGGGGTTCTGGGGAAGGAGCACTTAGATTTCTCAGTAAAGCCTTCAAGCCTCCCTTGATACCAAATCTGAGCATTCTGAAGAGATGGAAACCTAGGTATGTTTGTGGGGAAATAATGTTCTAGATACGTTAACCTAGTTAGGGGAAGGGTGAACTCATTCAGCTGGGTGCTGGTCTTAGTTTGTGCTCTATCAGTGGAGACCCTCTGACCGTGAGAGTTGCTTCTGCCTGACCCTAGCACCCCAAAACAAAATCTCACAGCCTCAATAGGGAAGGGAGGCAAAACGATCAAGGTGGCTGAGAGTTGGAGTTGAGGAAGTGATAGTCCGTGTGGCTCAGCACTCTGGTGATGGTCTCAGTAAACCATCAGTAACTAGTTTCTTCTCTCACAATCTTCCATCTTGGCCCGTTAAGGCTAATTCAGCTCCTTGCTGCTTGCTTGACCTCACAGAAATCCAAGCTCAGAGAACAAGACAAGGGAAATCAGGTGTTCAAGTttagtttcccagactagccaaCCAGTTGGCTTTTCTCCCCAGGATGGGGTGTATCTACATAGATGTATTCCAGCACACAGAGTATAGCCATAGCTCAAGGCTACTCTTTGAGGAGCTTTTGTCCACATTTTAAATCATCAAGGAACTCCACGCTTCCTAATTAGCAGTTCCTATGGAAATCACTGCCATGTGCAGAATAGGCACTGGGCGTTTTGTCACTGGGTCTAACCAGATTAAGAGCAAGGAGGAGAACCCCTCTGCTCTTGCTGTTTTCATGGACATGTATTGAGTACTACGGAAGGCTGACCGCAGCCCAGCAATCAGTGTGCACAGAGccatgccccattttttttttatgtgtctaAAGTGAACTTGTGTACAGAACCGCAGAGACCCTGAGATAATGGTAAAAACTGTagccttggaagccagaaggccTCATGAGAGctctcagcagtcaaggcaaCAGATGTCAAACCCCAGCATATCTGAGGACCACCTAGAACATTGTGAATACAGGTTCCCCAGGCCTGGGTTCTGATGGTGGAATCCGCAGTAGTCTGTGCACCACAGTGATTCTGATGGAGGCCATGCAGGGAGTGTGAACAGAGTCACAGCTGGCCAGCTGTCATCTCAAGGATGCATTCACAAGGGGCGGGCCTAAGCCTGGGCTTTGCCTTTCCCATGATGTAAGAGAACAAGGGCAggatttgtgtttcctttatcgCATGtttaatattgatttatttaaatcACCGAGCATCCTCCTCCAGCAGGACCTGGGACTCTGCACATAACATGCTGATGACACAAGCTGAAGTCAATTGGGAAAAGGATTCTCCATtgggaaaatgcctccctaaggtGGGCCTATAGGGTGGACATGTTCCCTACGCTGGATTCCCTCACCCAGCTGTGAAGTAAGGGAGGAGctaggtcctgcctcaacttgacgCGCTAAGCTTTGTTTCAAGGCTGTGGaaggtctgcccctttctgaatggagatggaggaggcgGGGTGGGTGAGGAGGGGTGTAGATGGGAAGAGGGggggaacagaaggagaggagggaggggaatttgaggtcagtgtgtaaaataaatgaaaaaataatgttatttaaataaaaaagatgggcctataggcaagtctgtagtgcccattttcttaattgatgattgataGAGGAGAACCTAGCCAACTGTGGGAGGTGCAACCCCTGCACTGGTATTCCGGGGTGCAGTAAGAAAACAGACTGGACAAGTATGGggagaaagtcagtaagcagcactctaagtagaccaggctggctttgaactcagagctctgcctgcctttgccatccATGCGCTGGGATGAAAGGCTTATGCTACCAAACCTGGCTCCCTCGGTTTCTACGTCCCTTTTTACTTCTTAAAGATATGTAAGAAGttgcaaattttaaaagataaccaGAGATGGGAGAATAAATGGGGAGTCCATTTTAAACATCCTCCAgagtttaaaaacaattaaaatctgtTTGTCTCCTGGACAAGGGTAGCACTGCCACCTTCCAATTCAAGGTCAATAGTTCAAAGTCACCCAGTGGAGTCTCCAGTTGTGAGCAGAGATGCCTCCCTGGCACGTCTGGTATTACAGTATAAAACACTTACCCGTAGCCTGCAAACCCCAGAGGCCCATGCCTCCATCTTAGGCAAATCAGTAGACTCTAGTGGGCTAGAGCTGGGCTGGAGGCAGGAGTCACTGCCTTTCGGGCTTCTGTGTCTCCAGCAGGCTACTCCCTCTACTCTACCCTTCTCCTGGCAGCCCTCCCAGGCCTATGATTTGTATGCAAGAACATGACAGTGCACCTGGAGCCCATCTGACAGTTCATAGTCCCTCCCATCCTAGCTAAATTTAGCTCTGAGATTAATTGTTCCTGTGCACCCCACGATGGGTGTAATCATACCCAGTGGGAATTCCTTTGACATTGatctttggaggaaaaaaaaaaccagaaacaaaaacaaaacccagcttgGAACCTGTGGTGTTGCTCTCACTGCAGGGCAGAACTTCCTCGAGTTTGGACCAGTGACAAATTGCTCTCAAAAATCTCATGGGGTCAGAGTAGAGATCCCTGAAGACACTGGTCTCCAGGCATAAATTGAATCAGGACCTGTGGGGCGAGGTCTAGAATCTGTATTTGTAACCAGCTCCTGGCTTACCCTTGGGGGTGTGTAGCTATGGAGGAAGGAGGTTGAGCTGACTTAGGTGACCCCCCAGGACTTTTCCTAACCTCAGAGAAGCCTTGATTTGCATAGCTGTAATCAAGAAAATTGAAAAGGAGTCTGTTAAGAGGCACCCTTCCTGGTACTGGAATCACCAATGTCAAAGGGCCATCTTGGGTTCAGGCTCCTGTGAGAGTCTGGGCCTTAGAATTAGCAGGGCTAGGAATAAAGAGTTGCTAGTTCAGCTTGGAGCTCCACAGAAAAGACCCTGATACTGGCAATGACAGTCTGGTTCCTCCCGGCAGAGCTCAAGGGCATACTTGCTGAGGGCTTCCTTAGGGCCACAGGCTTTAAGCATCATTGCAAAAGGACCCAGGGTCCCTGGAGAGCCTGGCTaaagagccagctgccaggttcACTAGCAGAGGCCTGGAGAGTGTGGCTGTGATTTTCTGACTCCatcagaagaaagaggaaagggtgaTAATGAGAAGTGTGAATCTGAACTTATTCCTCAAGCTCTTGTGTTATTCGGGGTGACACTGTTCCTGGGTGAAGACACACTGGCCAGCACCAGGCCCCGGGAACAATtgtctgccttctcttcttcacAGGGAAGGTGTGAAGAACAGAAAGGTATGACAGGGTGACAGTGTCTCTCAAGTTGTAAGccttgctttggtttcttttctgctACTGTAATAAAATTACCAGGATGAAAGTaatggaaagaagggagggcaggagagagggagagaggggaggaagggagggagagaggaggaaggaagggaaggaaggtgtATTTAGCTTCAAGTTCAATGTGCAGTCCGTCACCAACAGTAGCATCTTGAAGTAGCTTGTCACACCAAGGCTACAGTATAAAGGCCCAGGATCCAACCCATGAAATGGTGCCGTCCACAATTAAGAGGAGCCTTCCTACATCAATAGACTTAAGAGAATCCCCTAAAGGTTTGTTCAGAGTCCCATCTCCCGGGTGATTCTAGGCTTTGTCAAACCGACAGTTAACACTAACTATCACAGGCATTTGTATAAATTACTTTTTCCTTGACTCAGCAGAAATTAGTAGATAACTGATATGATCAAAACAACAGCGTCTCATCCAACTTACACTTTCCAATAACTGTGTTTTGGTGTTATGTGTAACATTACGGTTATAGGCAAACCGTATGCTTAATGATCCAgatgacaaatatttattgaacacctaGTAATACTACATTCCAGGTGCATGTTGAGTAACAGAAACCTTTGTGGTCTCCTGGAATTAACAGGCCGGAGGCAATAGCCAAATGATCAGGACCATCATTAGACTGAGTATTAACCAAAGATTCCCCAAAACACAAGTAGCGGTTAAAAAGGAGATGAGGGGCTATTCACCCTTTAGCATATACAATACTTCTGTAAGGCAAGTATTTTTTATCAAATCTCATTTTCTCATTGAGACCGGTAGATAATCAAATAGAATATGCAACCTAGGGTTAGGGAGACGGCTTGGTTAATGAAGTGTTTCCGCACAGGCATGGAGtttgagtttggatctccagcatcTGTTGACAGTAAACATGGCTCTGTCTAGTACCTCCatcatgaggctagactctcagaaagctaaggagtgGGGTAGATCCAGCCAtcagccacggctttaatcctagccatatcgcttagcaaattaaagactcatgtggtcagaaaaagagatatacagtaaagatagattagaagatgaagaaaacctctaaatggtttacaatttgtttaaaagtatatgtaggcttgggaaagaaaagaaaaaggatgaagtCCTTAAAAaggggggtgagagagagagaagagacagagacagagagaaagacagacagagagagagagagagagagagagagagagagagagagagggagagagagagagaagttgggtgtggtggcacacacctttaatcccagcaattgggaggcagaggcaggcagatctctgtgagttcaaagacagcctggtctacagagtgatttccagggcagccaaagatacacagaaaaaccctgtctcaaaaacccaaaaattaaaaagaaaaagaaaaaaatagagcttaaaataaagtcatgtaaagatggaaaagacACATAGAGTCTGAacactgtatgttattgtgttgcctttgaattgtttgaatgctgaggaaggagcaacagctgctgaaagacgtttaattataaatgttactGGGTTaatccaacatacatattttgaaaatgccttgacttcaattttaagtcaaaagttatgttactttggagaagatgtttttgcttttgtttccacaggaaatgagaggctgtggattcattctgggttaagaaaagcacatttgatcaaggaagacccccccgCCCCCGCTGAGAAATCTGCAATAGGAGCAGAAGGCCCAGATGTcttgagttctacatccagaacagtttcaagactgctggctgagatgatcaagccttacagaatattccagtgaggacttgatcataattctaaattttctttaggtccccataagattattagtaccccccccccccaatcagcaggaagtatcctgggAAACAACACCCACGTTCCCAacaaaatggattatgaatgtttttctttgtttaaagtaTTGATTTCAAGTTGCTATGgataatagtcaggaaaaaagctaaacaaaggaaattagctttagagtttttgttttgaaaaaaaaaaaaacaaggggtATGGGAAGGGCTATGGGATAATGGTCTTCtctcctgtaaagatttgttgcttgaattgctttaataaaatgctgattggcctgtagccagataggaagtataggtgggacaaccagaacaggagaattatgggaagagaaaaggctgagtctggagtcatcacccagacacagaggaatcaagatgagaatgcctcactgataaaggtaccaagccacatggctaacacagacaagaattatgggctaatttaaaatgtaagaattagttaataagaaacctgagctaacacagtttataattaatgtcgacctctgtgtgtttctttgggactgaacggctgcaggacagggtgggacagaaatctctgtcaacaagcacccacataaaaagcaagaCATGgttgcatgtgcctgtaaccaCAGTGCTAGGGAATAAGAaccaagaggatccctggggctcgtTGGCCAACTTGTCTAGGAAAGAAGAtgaagactctatctcaaaaaatgaggTAGGAACCAATCAAGGAAGATATAAAGTCaatctctgacctctgcatgcacaggTGAATGcagcaaaaatacacacacacacacacacacacacacacacacacacacacacactgagaaaaagGGACAAGTTATGAAAGGACAGATTGTCTCAAATCAAGCTATTTTGGGAGGACACTCCCTCTGTCTTTTAACAAAGGTTAACTTAAGGTGGCTTTGAAGAGAGATAGCTTTCATGTAAAATAAAGTTGAAAGATGTAAGACTAGATTTAAAAGGATGAAGAAAACCAGCTGGTACTGAAAGAGATGTGTGTTCAAGGTTAGTGACAGCCAGGCTGGGTTTGAGCCTGGCTTTAGTAGCAGACCGTCTCCTGACCAGTGTCTTCCAAGATAATTCTTGCCATCTCTTGCTCATAGATGCTAcgattgatttcttttaaatgttttaagatattgatttattttaaacatttccagCCTGGTTTTGTAGAGCTGGTAAGTCTTTGCAGGCTTCTTATCGActctgtttgctttttatttatgccTTAAGGCGTATGACTAAGAAGAGCATCGTTTGCTAAATTGAAATAAGAGGGAGATAAGTGGCAGATACTCAGAGCAATCCTACCCTGAGTCACTGAGGTGAAAATGACTTTCTTCCTGCAGCAATTTATATCTCCGAAGGAGAAGCATTCAGTCTGCTCTGGACctctaaaatatgtattttcccCCCCTGGATGAGACAGTTCTTTCCTCTGCCAGTATCGCTCTGCAACCCATGACTATATTTCCCAGATTCGAATCTATCTCCTCACAGATACTCACTGCCACTGTTACCTTCACCCGCTGCAAACCTGCTGACCCTCATAGAGCAGACCTGGAAGCATTACTGCTGAGTAATCTATCAACCCAGTGCTACCGTGTCCTGGATACAAGGGCAATTCAGTCTTGCATTTACGCTGCCGAGAAGCAACGGGGACTCGGGGCTGCAAAACAAACGGGAAATAGGAGCTCTGCTCTCTCCTCACGGTGATGCCATTGACTTTCTGTGCAGTCGGTAAAAACCAGAGGATTCAGGTGGGTTACACCAGCAGGAAGAAGCTGGCTAGCATCAACCTCTCTCCCATGTTTTCATTACGGTTAGTAGATACGAGAGTTGCCATCTTAAGCATTCTAAGTGCATGTTACCCTGCTGTCAAATGCATTCTATAATGCTGTGCAGCCCTCACCAGCCCTCTCCAGAGCTCATCTCATAAAGCTAAAAATTCTGTTCCCATTAAATAAAAagtccccactccctcctccttgaGGCCGCTGGAAACCAACGAGAATCAATGCTTTTAAGTAGGGGGAAGGCAGTCAGTAAACCACAGGATGTGCAATTGTGTCTCATAatctgaagaaattaaaaataaaaattagaaccCCTTAAAGGACATAGGGATGTTGGGATAGTGCATGACTGAAGAAAGCCATGGAAGTTGATACGTACTTTTAAGGCAGCCTTTTCAAACACggggaaaataaggaaaggaCATgtaatcaatattttcttttgtatacgTTTCTGTATTTTTGTAAGTTTCTTCCTTGTGTTTGTGCATCTGCATGTGTGAAGATGcaccagcatgtgtgtgtgtgtgtgtgtgtgtgtgtgtgtgtgtgtgtgtgtgcagagaatgAACCAGGTTGTCTTTCTCTGTGCTCTCTAGGACAGAGTCGCCTACTGATCCTGGAGGTCAGCAATCTGCCTAAACTGGCTGGACTGTAAATTCTAGCACCTCCTGCTCCACTCTactgtgctggggttataggtgcacaccaccatgcctgacttttgtATGGGTGttggagatccaaactcaagtcctcatgtttgtgagGCATGTATTTTAATGATTGAGGCATCTCCCAGCCCCTATTTTCCTGTTTCTATATGATATTGTCACTAACTTTAGTATAAAGACAACTTGGattcaagtatatatatatattagaagaaGTGATTGTGGTCCATGTTTTACTCTTAAATAATCACTTGGCAGAAGAAGCACGGCTTCTCTCATCATTGCTCCAGCCTTGAGTGTTTCGGAAGGGAAGTGATCAGTCTTGTGCAGGCTCTGGAGAGAGGCTGAGAGCTAGGGCACTAACCCAGGTGGGGAATCTGCTAGAGGGT
It contains:
- the C1H10orf90 gene encoding (E2-independent) E3 ubiquitin-conjugating enzyme FATS isoform X1, which produces MALKHQWDMIKLSREGLLDTRYSTNDQIAFKILQADVTERKLDFAKEMLASQNTKMISPIISHLTDERKSMENGALLPLPQAIAQPQLCPPKPASARHSGVNTYRSFAPDGLGILTPSDEQGLETEPLSTGDNLGRGPHRGFSSITITARRVGPPANSLVWDTVRDSLCPNCRAKDALLQEPPALASGTHLCQHNGSFTCTEFPSSGSVEGMKVPQAHTRLCARQEYWITHMGDKEDSFSSDSSPSRKVPLVFSSCVHLRVSQQCPNAIYYLDKSLSVPLEQPQTASPKIHRSVLSLSLRCSSHRLTADGVDSTANGEPISRALPQALLEGKQDLLGPQLGQPQEGHWKESPALVPVHLGSGTCPRTSSPPLEKVKFADVRRNQVPVRKEKEELATCTTSSHADRLFIHIPGWSYRAETKVFSGNSKEQQEEAQGTLPPSPVGQKPIKHFPSDGDSSPSNDEQSSVFSESQERQHPYFLTPRVPLPVFLCPIQVTCASLQEDDTAQIEKEFPKDYTCCDLVVKLKECKKHEDLLATPEPSPAIPSPTAAEEPRSSDPLEGSSEPPHLLASSMTLQEALEVRRPQFISRSQERLQKLKHMVQQRKAQQKENLGQKQSLLPVRAHKKQFTVPHPLSDNLFKPKERCISEKEMHMRSKRIYNNLPEVKKKREEQKKRVILQSNRLRAEVFKKQLLDQLLQRNAV
- the C1H10orf90 gene encoding (E2-independent) E3 ubiquitin-conjugating enzyme FATS isoform X2, with the translated sequence MISPIISHLTDERKSMENGALLPLPQAIAQPQLCPPKPASARHSGVNTYRSFAPDGLGILTPSDEQGLETEPLSTGDNLGRGPHRGFSSITITARRVGPPANSLVWDTVRDSLCPNCRAKDALLQEPPALASGTHLCQHNGSFTCTEFPSSGSVEGMKVPQAHTRLCARQEYWITHMGDKEDSFSSDSSPSRKVPLVFSSCVHLRVSQQCPNAIYYLDKSLSVPLEQPQTASPKIHRSVLSLSLRCSSHRLTADGVDSTANGEPISRALPQALLEGKQDLLGPQLGQPQEGHWKESPALVPVHLGSGTCPRTSSPPLEKVKFADVRRNQVPVRKEKEELATCTTSSHADRLFIHIPGWSYRAVQTKVFSGNSKEQQEEAQGTLPPSPVGQKPIKHFPSDGDSSPSNDEQSSVFSESQERQHPYFLTPRVPLPVFLCPIQVTCASLQEDDTAQIEKEFPKGDYTCCDLVVKLKECKKHEDLLATPEPSPAIPSPTAAEEPRSSDPLEGSSEPPHLLASSMTLQEALEVRRPQFISRSQERLQKLKHMVQQRKAQQKENLGQKQSLLPVRAHKKQFTVPHPLSDNLFKPKERCISEKEMHMRSKRIYNNLPEVKKKREEQKKRVILQSNRLRAEVFKKQLLDQLLQRNAV